A single region of the Raphanus sativus cultivar WK10039 chromosome 1, ASM80110v3, whole genome shotgun sequence genome encodes:
- the LOC108842505 gene encoding COP9 signalosome complex subunit 5a, with product MDDSSTIARKTWELENNILTVDQPDSSSSDGIFYYDEASQTKVQQEKPWTSDPNYFKRVQISALALLKMVVHARSGGTIEIMGLMQGKTDGDTIIVMDAFALPVEGTETRVNAQADAYEYMVEYSQTNKLAGRLENVVGWYHSHPGYGCWLSGIDVSTQMLNQQYQEPFLAVVIDPTRTVSAGKVEIGAFRTYPEGHKISDDHVSEYQTIPLNKIEDFGVHCKQYYSLDITYFKSSLDSHLLDLLWNKYWVNTLSSSPLLGNGDYVAGQISDLAEKLEQAESQLAHSRFGGIPASLHRKKEDEPPLAKITRDSAKITVEQVHGLMSQVIKDILFNSARQSEKTPSDPSEPEPMITS from the exons ATGGACGATTCTTCGACCATCGCTCGCAAGACATGGGAGCTCGAGAACAACATCCTCACCGTGGACCAACCCGATTCATCCTCCTCCGACGGAATATTCTACTACGACGAAGCTTCTCAGACCAAGGTCCAGCAGGAGAAGCCTTGGACCTCCGACCCCAACTACTTCAAGCGCGTCCAGATCTCGGCACTCGCGCTCCTCAAGATGGTCGTCCACGCGCGCTCCGGCGGGACGATTGAGATCATGGGTCTTATGCAGGGGAAGACCGATGGCGATACCATCATCGTGATGGACGCTTTCGCCTTGCCTGTCGAAGGAACCGAGACTAGGGTTAATGCTCAGGCTGATGCTTATGAGTACATGGTTGAGTACTCTCAGACCAACAAGCTG GCTGGGAGATTGGAGAATGTTGTGGGATGGTATCACTCACACCCTGGGTATGGATGCTGGCTCTCGGGTATCGATGTCTCAACGCAGATGCTTAACCAGCAGTATCAGGAGCCTTTCTTGGCTGTTGTGATTGATCCGACGAGGACTGTTTCGGCTGGTAAGGTTGAGATTGGGGCGTTCAGGACTTATCCGGAGGGGCATAAGATCTCTGATGATCATGTTTCTGAGTATCAGACTATCCCTTTGAACAAGATTGAGGACTTTGGTGTTCATTGCAAGCAG TACTATTCGTTGGACATCACTTATTTCAAGTCATCTCTTGATAGCCACCTTCTGGATCTCCTTTGGAACAAGTACTGGGTGAACACTCTCTCTTCTTCCCCGCTACTGGGCAATGGAGACTATGTTGCTGGACAGATATCAGACTTGG CTGAGAAGCTTGAGCAAGCAGAGAGTCAGCTGGCGCACTCCCGGTTTGGAGGAATACCGGCCAGTCTTCACAGGAAGAAAGAG GATGAGCCTCCACTGGCTAAGATTACTCGGGATAGTGCAAAGATAACTGTTGAGCAGGTCCATGGATTAATGTCACAG GTTATCAAAGACATATTGTTCAATTCAGCACGCCAGTCCGAGAAAACT
- the LOC108806650 gene encoding uncharacterized protein LOC108806650 isoform X2, with product MEKEKDRGEPIAIEIATEVPPAAATTRVPRRIRERLLPESSNNKTVPSVQDIEDKLLHAHLRRQQFYHNVVRKARAKPRSPSRSCDEELGQRIEARLLAAEQKRLEILAKAQTRLARLDELRQAAKTSVEIRSERERVKLGTRVESRVQKAEANRMRILKASHQKRASAKERTSQSMMRRMARESKYKERVRASINQKRVAAEKKRLGLLEAEKKKARARVQQVRHVANSVSYQREMERSKMRDKLEDKLQRAKRHRSEFLLQRRRQRDSISLYCDMMQQDGDHLSRKLSRCWRCFVSKKKTTLDLAKAYDSLKINESLPFEQLAVLIESPATLKAVNSLLDRFQVRLEASKNVSQPSMMDNIDHLLRRVATPRRKMTPSNPRIRKGKKATPGRSVAVTKMSRYPVRVVLSAFMILGHPDAVFNGQGDQEAALNDSAKGFLREFKLLIKVIKEGPVKLSVEESKLRTLRSQLDLFDKAWCGFLNSFVIWKVKDARLLEDDLVRAACQLELSMIQKCKITPEGDDDIMLTHDKKAIQIQVTQDQELLTEKVRHLSGNAGVERMESALSETRSKYFEAKENGSPMAHQLACFFSPPTAASSPVQPASSSSSTSKDSGSKRVVRSLFKDDASTSSKPSRVGNGTADEVSKQNELFVNELLHDWDFKFPGGTSVEDEEDGLKRKVKETMEKAFWDSVMESMKVEEPDYSCISNLMREVRDELCQMVPDSWNVEITETIDLDLLSQLLRSGTLDVDYLGKMLEFALATLRKLSAPVNDRENERTHQSLLEELHRLCQAKDESGSNLHAVAIVKGIRFILEQIQELKREIGLGRITMMKPFLKGPAGFDYLTQAFEKRYGPSTQAYDSLPATRRWISTLSSCKDEWEEHTSMLSALNVVERSSMGISLRTGGSFLSTANAASQSTVTDAAGQVLECKGERVDLTARLGLLKLVSQVSGLTLQVLPETFLLNLSRLRGTQAEIQKITVVTTSLLIWRQMLASERVVKSESETESMAKKLLDLLDGKEEAGLMEIVETTMSEEGEGKKIMMRGLLRKSLEEGNTVYERVTGCIYKALRGVLLAGNGENGKRLVVEREMKKVGVGGGSGGLKERVLETGRVLGVVAQVSVRVHGPWLAHLLQH from the exons atggagaaggagaaagaTCGAGGAGAACCGATCGCCATCGAAATCGCGACGGAGGTTCCTCCGGCGGCTGCGACGACGAGAGTTCCACGGAGGATTCGCGAGAGGCTTTTGCCTGAATCAAGTAACAACAAGACGGTACCTTCTGTTCAAGATATCGAAGACAAGCTTCTCCACGCCCATCTTCGTAGACag CAATTCTATCACAACGTTGTGAGAAAGGCCCGTGCGAAACCCAGAAGCCCATCACGATCGTGTGATGAAGAGCTTGGCCAACGAATCGAAGCAAGGCTCCTCGCCGCCGAACAGAAAAG ATTGGAGATTCTCGCTAAAGCGCAGACGCGTTTGGCGAGACTAGACGAGTTAAGACAAGCGGCGAAGACGAGCGTGGAGATTCGGTCCGAGAGGGAGCGCGTGAAGCTCGGGACTCGAGTGGAGTCACGCGTCCAAAAGGCCGAGGCCAACAGGATGAGGATCCTCAAGGCTTCCCATCAGAAACGGGCGTCTGCGAAGGAGAGGACTTCTCAGTCGATGATGAGGAGGATGGCGAGGGAGAGCAAGTATAAAGAGAGGGTGCGCGCCTCGATCAATCAGAAACGTGTGGCTGCTGAGAAGAAACGGCTCGGGTTGCTTGAAGCCGAGAAGAAGAAGGCACGTGCTCGCGTCCAGCAAGTGCGCCACGTTGCCAACTCTGTTTCGTATCAGCGTGAGATGGAGAGGAGTAAAATGAGGGACAAACTCGAAGACAAGTTACAGAGG GCAAAGAGACATAGGTCGGAGTTTCTTCTTCAGAGAAGGAGACAGCGTGATTCGATTAGTCTCTACTGCGATATGATGCAGCAAGATGGTGATCATCTCTCTAGGAAGCTGTCTAG gTGTTGGAGGTgctttgtgagtaagaagaagaCAACCTTGGACTTGGCTAAAGCTTATGACTCTTTGAAGATCAACGAGTCATTACCGTTTGAGCAACTTGCGGTGCTGATTGAGTCGCCTGCTACTCTCAAAGCGGTTAACTCTTTGCTTGATCGCTTCCAAGTCCGCTTAGAAGCTTCTAAGAATGTTTCTCAACCGTCGATGATGGATAACATCGATCACCTTCTTAGAAGAGTTGCAACTCCGAGGAGGAAGATGACGCCGAGCAATCCGAGGATCAGGAAAGGAAAGAAAGCTACTCCTGGTAGGAGTGTGGCCGTGACGAAGATGTCTAGGTACCCTGTCAGAGTTGTTCTCTCTGCTTTTATGATACTCGGTCATCCAGACGCTGTTTTTAACGGTCAAGGTGATCAGGAGGCTGCTCTCAATGACTCAGCGAAAGGTTTCTTGAGGGAGTTTAAGTTGTTGATAAAGGTTATCAAAGAAGGTCCTGTTAAGCTGTCTGTAGAGGAATCGAAGCTTCGAACGTTGAGATCTCAGTTGGACTTGTTTGATAAGGCGTGGTGCGGGTTTTTGAATTCGTTTGTGATTTGGAAAGTGAAGGATGCTCGGTTGCTGGAAGATGATTTGGTCAGAGCAGCTTGTCAGCTTGAGCTTTCCATGATTCAGAAATGCAAGATTACTCCGGAAGGAGATGATGACATCATGCTCACTCACGACAAGAAAGCGATTCAGATtcag gTAACACAAGATCAAGAACTTCTAACGGAGAAGGTACGGCACTTGAGTGGGAACGCAGGAGTGGAGCGCATGGAGAGTGCCTTGTCGGAAACAAGGTCAAAGTACTTTGAGGCCAAGGAGAATGGAAGCCCTATGGCTCATCAGCTCGCTTGTTTCTTTTCTCCTCCTACCGCAGCTTCATCTCCAGTTCAACCTGCGTCTAGTTCAAGCAGCACGAGTAAAGATAGCGGATCAAAACGTGTGGTTCGTTCTTTGTTTAAGGATGATGCATCAACCTCATCTAAGCCCTCTAGAGTTGGTAATGGAACTGCTGACGAGGTTTCAAAACAGAATGAGTTGTTTGTCAACGAGCTTCTGCACGATTGGGATTTCAAGTTTCCTGGTGGAACCAGCGTCGAGGATGAAGAGGACGGTCTTAAG AGGAAGGTAAAGGAGACTATGGAGAAAGCTTTCTGGGACAGTGTGATGGAATCAATGAAAGTGGAGGAGCCAGACTATAGTTGCATCTCTAACCTTATGAGAGAAGTGAGAGACGAACTTTGCCAGATGGTGCCAGATAGCTGGAATGTAGAAATTACTGAAACTATTGATCTTGACCTTCTCTCACAG TTGCTTAGGTCTGGTACCTTGGATGTTGATTACCTTGGAAAGATGCTTGAGTTTGCGTTGGCTACTCTGCGGAAACTCTCTGCCCCAGTTAATGACCGTGAGAATGAAAGAACCCACCAGAGTTTACTAGAGGAACTTCACAGGTTGTGTCAAGCTAAAGATGAGTCTGGTAGTAACCTCCATGCTGTTGCTATAGTCAAGGGGATCCGCTTCATTCTTGAGCAGATTCAG GAACTTAAGAGAGAGATAGGCCTTGGGCGGATAACAATGATGAAACCCTTCTTGAAAGGGCCAGCAGGCTTTGATTACCTCACACAAGCTTTTGAAAAACGTTATGGACCTTCCACACAAGCCTATGATTCACTGCCAGCCACACGGAGGTGGATATCAACTCTTTCTTCTTGCAAAGACGAGTGGGAAGAGCACACCAGTATGCTCTCAGCTCTGAATGTGGTAGAGAGATCCTCCATGGGCATATCTCTCAGAACTGGTGGAAGCTTTCTGTCCACAGCCAATGCTGCATCACAATCAACTGTCACGGACGCTGCAG GTCAAGTGTTAGAATGCAAGGGAGAGAGAGTTGATTTGACAGCGAGGCTTGGATTGTTGAAGCTGGTGAGTCAGGTGTCTGGTTTAACTCTACAAGTTTTACCGGAGACTTTTCTGCTCAACCTCTCTCGCTTGAGGGGGACACAAGCTGAGATTCAGAAGATAACTGTAGTAACCACAAG CTTGCTCATTTGGCGACAAATGCTAGCGAGTGAGAGAGTGGTGAAGAGCGAAAGCGAAACAGAAAGCATGGCAAAGAAGTTGTTGGATCTGTTGGACGGGAAGGAAGAAGCAGGACTGATGGAGATTGTTGAGACAACGATGAGTGAAGaaggagaagggaagaagatTATGATGAGGGGATTACTGAGGAAGAGCTTGGAAGAAGGTAACACAGTGTACGAGAGAGTCACAGGTTGTATATACAAAGCATTGAGAGGAGTTTTATTGGCTGGGAACGGTGAGAATGGGAAGAGGTTGGTGGTGGAAAGGGAGATGAAGAAAGTGGGAGTAGGAGGAGGAAGTGGTGGTTTGAAAGAGAGGGTTTTAGAGACGGGTCGAGTTCTTGGAGTCGTGGCTCAAGTCTCGGTCAGGGTTCATGGTCCATGGTTAGCTCATCTCCTGCAGCATTGA
- the LOC108806650 gene encoding uncharacterized protein LOC108806650 isoform X1, whose product MEKEKDRGEPIAIEIATEVPPAAATTRVPRRIRERLLPESSNNKTVPSVQDIEDKLLHAHLRRQQFYHNVVRKARAKPRSPSRSCDEELGQRIEARLLAAEQKRLEILAKAQTRLARLDELRQAAKTSVEIRSERERVKLGTRVESRVQKAEANRMRILKASHQKRASAKERTSQSMMRRMARESKYKERVRASINQKRVAAEKKRLGLLEAEKKKARARVQQVRHVANSVSYQREMERSKMRDKLEDKLQRAKRHRSEFLLQRRRQRDSISLYCDMMQQDGDHLSRKLSRCWRCFVSKKKTTLDLAKAYDSLKINESLPFEQLAVLIESPATLKAVNSLLDRFQVRLEASKNVSQPSMMDNIDHLLRRVATPRRKMTPSNPRIRKGKKATPGRSVAVTKMSRYPVRVVLSAFMILGHPDAVFNGQGDQEAALNDSAKGFLREFKLLIKVIKEGPVKLSVEESKLRTLRSQLDLFDKAWCGFLNSFVIWKVKDARLLEDDLVRAACQLELSMIQKCKITPEGDDDIMLTHDKKAIQIQVTQDQELLTEKVRHLSGNAGVERMESALSETRSKYFEAKENGSPMAHQLACFFSPPTAASSPVQPASSSSSTSKDSGSKRVVRSLFKDDASTSSKPSRVGNGTADEVSKQNELFVNELLHDWDFKFPGGTSVEDEEDGLKRKVKETMEKAFWDSVMESMKVEEPDYSCISNLMREVRDELCQMVPDSWNVEITETIDLDLLSQLLRSGTLDVDYLGKMLEFALATLRKLSAPVNDRENERTHQSLLEELHRLCQAKDESGSNLHAVAIVKGIRFILEQIQELKREIGLGRITMMKPFLKGPAGFDYLTQAFEKRYGPSTQAYDSLPATRRWISTLSSCKDEWEEHTSMLSALNVVERSSMGISLRTGGSFLSTANAASQSTVTDAAEGQVLECKGERVDLTARLGLLKLVSQVSGLTLQVLPETFLLNLSRLRGTQAEIQKITVVTTSLLIWRQMLASERVVKSESETESMAKKLLDLLDGKEEAGLMEIVETTMSEEGEGKKIMMRGLLRKSLEEGNTVYERVTGCIYKALRGVLLAGNGENGKRLVVEREMKKVGVGGGSGGLKERVLETGRVLGVVAQVSVRVHGPWLAHLLQH is encoded by the exons atggagaaggagaaagaTCGAGGAGAACCGATCGCCATCGAAATCGCGACGGAGGTTCCTCCGGCGGCTGCGACGACGAGAGTTCCACGGAGGATTCGCGAGAGGCTTTTGCCTGAATCAAGTAACAACAAGACGGTACCTTCTGTTCAAGATATCGAAGACAAGCTTCTCCACGCCCATCTTCGTAGACag CAATTCTATCACAACGTTGTGAGAAAGGCCCGTGCGAAACCCAGAAGCCCATCACGATCGTGTGATGAAGAGCTTGGCCAACGAATCGAAGCAAGGCTCCTCGCCGCCGAACAGAAAAG ATTGGAGATTCTCGCTAAAGCGCAGACGCGTTTGGCGAGACTAGACGAGTTAAGACAAGCGGCGAAGACGAGCGTGGAGATTCGGTCCGAGAGGGAGCGCGTGAAGCTCGGGACTCGAGTGGAGTCACGCGTCCAAAAGGCCGAGGCCAACAGGATGAGGATCCTCAAGGCTTCCCATCAGAAACGGGCGTCTGCGAAGGAGAGGACTTCTCAGTCGATGATGAGGAGGATGGCGAGGGAGAGCAAGTATAAAGAGAGGGTGCGCGCCTCGATCAATCAGAAACGTGTGGCTGCTGAGAAGAAACGGCTCGGGTTGCTTGAAGCCGAGAAGAAGAAGGCACGTGCTCGCGTCCAGCAAGTGCGCCACGTTGCCAACTCTGTTTCGTATCAGCGTGAGATGGAGAGGAGTAAAATGAGGGACAAACTCGAAGACAAGTTACAGAGG GCAAAGAGACATAGGTCGGAGTTTCTTCTTCAGAGAAGGAGACAGCGTGATTCGATTAGTCTCTACTGCGATATGATGCAGCAAGATGGTGATCATCTCTCTAGGAAGCTGTCTAG gTGTTGGAGGTgctttgtgagtaagaagaagaCAACCTTGGACTTGGCTAAAGCTTATGACTCTTTGAAGATCAACGAGTCATTACCGTTTGAGCAACTTGCGGTGCTGATTGAGTCGCCTGCTACTCTCAAAGCGGTTAACTCTTTGCTTGATCGCTTCCAAGTCCGCTTAGAAGCTTCTAAGAATGTTTCTCAACCGTCGATGATGGATAACATCGATCACCTTCTTAGAAGAGTTGCAACTCCGAGGAGGAAGATGACGCCGAGCAATCCGAGGATCAGGAAAGGAAAGAAAGCTACTCCTGGTAGGAGTGTGGCCGTGACGAAGATGTCTAGGTACCCTGTCAGAGTTGTTCTCTCTGCTTTTATGATACTCGGTCATCCAGACGCTGTTTTTAACGGTCAAGGTGATCAGGAGGCTGCTCTCAATGACTCAGCGAAAGGTTTCTTGAGGGAGTTTAAGTTGTTGATAAAGGTTATCAAAGAAGGTCCTGTTAAGCTGTCTGTAGAGGAATCGAAGCTTCGAACGTTGAGATCTCAGTTGGACTTGTTTGATAAGGCGTGGTGCGGGTTTTTGAATTCGTTTGTGATTTGGAAAGTGAAGGATGCTCGGTTGCTGGAAGATGATTTGGTCAGAGCAGCTTGTCAGCTTGAGCTTTCCATGATTCAGAAATGCAAGATTACTCCGGAAGGAGATGATGACATCATGCTCACTCACGACAAGAAAGCGATTCAGATtcag gTAACACAAGATCAAGAACTTCTAACGGAGAAGGTACGGCACTTGAGTGGGAACGCAGGAGTGGAGCGCATGGAGAGTGCCTTGTCGGAAACAAGGTCAAAGTACTTTGAGGCCAAGGAGAATGGAAGCCCTATGGCTCATCAGCTCGCTTGTTTCTTTTCTCCTCCTACCGCAGCTTCATCTCCAGTTCAACCTGCGTCTAGTTCAAGCAGCACGAGTAAAGATAGCGGATCAAAACGTGTGGTTCGTTCTTTGTTTAAGGATGATGCATCAACCTCATCTAAGCCCTCTAGAGTTGGTAATGGAACTGCTGACGAGGTTTCAAAACAGAATGAGTTGTTTGTCAACGAGCTTCTGCACGATTGGGATTTCAAGTTTCCTGGTGGAACCAGCGTCGAGGATGAAGAGGACGGTCTTAAG AGGAAGGTAAAGGAGACTATGGAGAAAGCTTTCTGGGACAGTGTGATGGAATCAATGAAAGTGGAGGAGCCAGACTATAGTTGCATCTCTAACCTTATGAGAGAAGTGAGAGACGAACTTTGCCAGATGGTGCCAGATAGCTGGAATGTAGAAATTACTGAAACTATTGATCTTGACCTTCTCTCACAG TTGCTTAGGTCTGGTACCTTGGATGTTGATTACCTTGGAAAGATGCTTGAGTTTGCGTTGGCTACTCTGCGGAAACTCTCTGCCCCAGTTAATGACCGTGAGAATGAAAGAACCCACCAGAGTTTACTAGAGGAACTTCACAGGTTGTGTCAAGCTAAAGATGAGTCTGGTAGTAACCTCCATGCTGTTGCTATAGTCAAGGGGATCCGCTTCATTCTTGAGCAGATTCAG GAACTTAAGAGAGAGATAGGCCTTGGGCGGATAACAATGATGAAACCCTTCTTGAAAGGGCCAGCAGGCTTTGATTACCTCACACAAGCTTTTGAAAAACGTTATGGACCTTCCACACAAGCCTATGATTCACTGCCAGCCACACGGAGGTGGATATCAACTCTTTCTTCTTGCAAAGACGAGTGGGAAGAGCACACCAGTATGCTCTCAGCTCTGAATGTGGTAGAGAGATCCTCCATGGGCATATCTCTCAGAACTGGTGGAAGCTTTCTGTCCACAGCCAATGCTGCATCACAATCAACTGTCACGGACGCTGCAG AAGGTCAAGTGTTAGAATGCAAGGGAGAGAGAGTTGATTTGACAGCGAGGCTTGGATTGTTGAAGCTGGTGAGTCAGGTGTCTGGTTTAACTCTACAAGTTTTACCGGAGACTTTTCTGCTCAACCTCTCTCGCTTGAGGGGGACACAAGCTGAGATTCAGAAGATAACTGTAGTAACCACAAG CTTGCTCATTTGGCGACAAATGCTAGCGAGTGAGAGAGTGGTGAAGAGCGAAAGCGAAACAGAAAGCATGGCAAAGAAGTTGTTGGATCTGTTGGACGGGAAGGAAGAAGCAGGACTGATGGAGATTGTTGAGACAACGATGAGTGAAGaaggagaagggaagaagatTATGATGAGGGGATTACTGAGGAAGAGCTTGGAAGAAGGTAACACAGTGTACGAGAGAGTCACAGGTTGTATATACAAAGCATTGAGAGGAGTTTTATTGGCTGGGAACGGTGAGAATGGGAAGAGGTTGGTGGTGGAAAGGGAGATGAAGAAAGTGGGAGTAGGAGGAGGAAGTGGTGGTTTGAAAGAGAGGGTTTTAGAGACGGGTCGAGTTCTTGGAGTCGTGGCTCAAGTCTCGGTCAGGGTTCATGGTCCATGGTTAGCTCATCTCCTGCAGCATTGA